The following are encoded together in the Oreochromis niloticus isolate F11D_XX linkage group LG12, O_niloticus_UMD_NMBU, whole genome shotgun sequence genome:
- the LOC100709974 gene encoding ATP synthase subunit alpha, mitochondrial, with amino-acid sequence MLSVRVAAALARTLPRRAGFVSKTIPAACVGVNHLHTHRPWLQKTGTAEVSSILEEKILGADTSSDLEETGRVLSIGDGIARVYGLRNVQAEEMVEFSSGLKGMSLNLEPDNVGVVVFGNDKLIKEGDIVKRTGAIVDVPVGEELLGRVVDALGNAIDGKGPLGSKVRRRVGLKAPGIIPRISVREPMQTGIKAVDSLVPIGRGQRELIIGDRQTGKTAIAIDTIINQKRFNDGTDEKKKLYCIYVAIGQKRSTVAQLVKRLTDADAMKYTIVVSATASDAAPLQYLAPYSGCSMGEYFRDNGKHALIIYDDLSKQAVAYRQMSLLLRRPPGREAYPGDVFYLHSRLLERAAKMNDNFGGGSLTALPVIETQAGDVSAYIPTNVISITDGQIFLETELFYKGIRPAINVGLSVSRVGSAAQTRAMKQVAGTMKLELAQYREVAAFAQFGSDLDAATQQLLNRGVRLTELLKQGQYSPMAIEEQVAVIYAGVRGHLDKMEPSKITKFEKAFLQHILSQHQDLLSNIKADGKISEASDAKLKQIVLNFLSSFE; translated from the exons ATGCTATCCGTTAGAGTTGCAGCAGCTTTGGCCAGAACCCTGCCTAGAAGGGCTGGATTC GTGTCAAAGACTATTCCGGCCGCCTGCGTTGGGGTCAAccacctccacacacacagaccatgGCTGCAGAAGACAG GCACAGCCGAGGTGTCCTCCATCCTGGAGGAGAAGATCCTGGGAGCTGACACCTCTTCAGACCTGGAGGAGACGGGGCGTGTGCTGTCTATTGGTGACGGTATTGCCAGAGTGTACGGACTGAGGAATGTCCAGGCAGAAGAGATGGTGGAATTTTCCTCTGGCCTAAAA GGCATGTCTCTGAACTTGGAGCCAGACAACGTTGGTGTTGTGGTGTTCGGTAATGACAAGCTGATCAAGGAGGGTGACATTGTGAAGAGGACCGGTGCCATTGTGGATGTTCCTGTGGGAGAGGAGCTGCTTGGCCGTGTGGTGGATGCTCTGGGAAATGCCATCGATGGGAAG ggtCCTCTGGGCTCCAAGGTCCGTAGGCGTGTGGGTCTGAAGGCCCCAGGTATCATCCCCCGTATCTCTGTGAGGGAGCCTATGCAGACTGGAATCAAGGCTGTGGACAGTCTGGTGCCCATTGGCAGAGGCCAGCGTGAGCTGATCATTGGTGACAGACAGACTGG CAAAACTGCCATTGCCATCGACACAATCATCAACCAGAAACGCTTCAATGACGGAACTGatgagaagaagaagctgtaCTGCATCTATGTTGCCATTGGACAGAAGAGGTCTACTGTGGCTCAGCTGGTGAAGAGGCTGACTGATGCCGATGCCATGAAGTACACCATCGTGGTCTCTGCCACTGCCTCTGATGCTGCTCCGCTGCAGTACCTGGCTCCATACTCTGGCTGCTCCATGGGAGAGTACTTCAGAGACAACGGCAAGCATGCCCTGATCATCTATGATGATCTGTCCAAACAG GCTGTTGCCTACCGTCAGATGTCCCTGCTGCTGCGCCGTCCCCCTGGTCGTGAGGCCTACCCAGGTGACGTGTTCTACCTGCACTCCCGTCTGCTGGAGAGAGCTGCCAAGATGAACGACAACTTCGGTGGTGGCTCCCTCACTGCCCTGCCAGTCATTGAGACTCAGGCTGGTGACGTGTCCGCCTACATCCCCACCAATGTCATTTCCATCACAGACGGACAG ATCTTCTTGGAGACTGAGCTGTTCTACAAGGGTATCCGCCCAGCTATCAATGTGGGTCTGTCTGTGTCCAGAGTAGGCTCTGCTGCCCAGACTAGAGCCATGAAGCAG GTTGCTGGTACCATGAAGCTGGAGTTGGCTCAGTACCGTGAGGTGGCTGCCTTCGCCCAGTTCGGCTCTGACTTGGATGCCGCCACCCAGCAGCTCCTTAACAGGGGTGTCAGACTCACTGAACTGCTGAAGCAGGGCCAGTACT CTCCCATGGCCATTGAGGAGCAGGTAGCAGTCATCTATGCTGGTGTCAGGGGTCACCTGGACAAGATGGAGCCCAGCAAGATCACAAAATTCGAGAAGGCTTTCTTGCAGCACATTTTGAGCCAGCACCAGGACCTGCTTTCCAACATCaa GGCTGACGGCAAGATCTCAGAAGCATCAGATGCTAAACTGAAGCAGATTGTACTGAACTTCCTCTCCAGTTTTGAGTAA